Proteins from a single region of Haloplanus sp. GDY1:
- a CDS encoding succinylglutamate desuccinylase/aspartoacylase domain-containing protein yields the protein MRIREFGDDPDVAVVAAVHGDEPCGSRAVEAILDDPPAFERPVKFVVANERALQRGVRYLDDDLNRAFPGDSAAESHERRLADRLLAELDGCTTLALHSTQSYADPFALVDAVDPETAALCAHLPVDAVVETAAYAGGRLIDYPGTVEVECGLQWSEAAAENARRLIDAFLVATDVLPASSGIDPDPDPDLDVPIFRLTGRVPKAPAQEHEVFVENFERVPAGVPFASADGDDHVADEPFYPILMSAEGYESVFGYAGERVGRLADVIGDDPDRHSSRGASSTSVRSRSSIQ from the coding sequence ATGAGGATACGAGAGTTCGGCGACGACCCGGACGTGGCGGTCGTCGCGGCGGTTCACGGCGACGAGCCCTGCGGCTCACGGGCGGTGGAGGCGATCCTCGACGACCCCCCGGCGTTCGAGCGTCCGGTGAAGTTCGTCGTCGCCAACGAGCGCGCCCTGCAACGCGGGGTGCGCTACCTCGACGACGACCTCAACCGGGCGTTCCCCGGGGACTCGGCGGCGGAGAGTCACGAGCGACGACTGGCGGACAGGCTGCTGGCGGAACTCGACGGCTGTACGACCCTCGCGTTGCACTCGACGCAGTCGTACGCCGACCCCTTCGCCCTGGTCGACGCCGTCGACCCGGAGACGGCGGCGCTGTGTGCGCACCTGCCCGTCGACGCGGTGGTGGAGACGGCCGCCTACGCCGGCGGTCGGCTGATCGACTACCCCGGAACCGTCGAGGTGGAGTGTGGGCTCCAGTGGTCCGAGGCGGCCGCGGAGAACGCCCGCCGGCTGATCGACGCGTTCCTCGTGGCGACGGACGTCCTGCCCGCGTCGTCGGGGATCGATCCCGACCCCGACCCCGACCTCGACGTGCCGATATTCCGTCTCACCGGGCGGGTGCCGAAGGCGCCGGCCCAGGAACACGAGGTGTTCGTCGAGAACTTCGAACGCGTGCCCGCCGGCGTGCCGTTCGCGTCGGCCGACGGCGACGACCACGTGGCCGACGAGCCGTTCTACCCCATCCTGATGTCGGCCGAGGGCTACGAGAGCGTGTTCGGGTACGCGGGGGAGCGGGTCGGGCGCCTCGCGGACGTGATCGGGGACGACCCGGACCGTCACTCCTCGCGTGGTGCGAGTTCGACCAGCGTCAGATCCCGGTCGAGCATACAGTAG
- a CDS encoding PrkA family serine protein kinase, which yields MTNDYIRAGDEELSGAYEEPMSLAEYVDAAIEQPSIASHAPKYLLEAIESMGTRTVIEEGEERERYRFFDDPANDGEHAILGNTEVLNGFVDDLRTIAADRGKSEKIIWFDGPTATGKSELKRCLINGLREYSKTDAGRRYTVEWNVASGTEERGLSYGDEIDREDDWYESPVQSHPLSVFPEGVRESILDDLEGSLPTRVDADLDPFCREAYDHLEERYRRAGGTNLFSSITDPRHLRVKNYVVDVGRGIGVLHSEDDGSPKERLVGSWMPGMLRELDSRGRKNPQAFSYDGVLSQGNGLLTVVEDASQHADLLRKLLNVPDEGRVKLDKGIGMDIDTQLLIISNPDLDVELDKYADRNGRDPLKALKRRLDKHEFGYLTNLSLEAELIRRELTAETAVWEAEGYADLESRVREGLTLSMRDGTGGVVERELAPHAVEAAALYSVVTRLDGEDVPGNRSLVEKALLFDQGYLQEGDERVDADEFEFDGDDGSHGIPVTYTRDVVADLLQTDADRHHDGLPVERVVMPDDILDAMADGLSDAPVFSRAEAAEYENRLAVVKSYVFDRQEADVLDALLAEKGVDEETVAEYVEHVFAWANDDQVATDRGAVDPDPLLMKVFETEHLGRFGTGAYDGAEPVERVEEFRREKVITAINRYAWENRDEDFAIENVDVADIPVIRAVLDAHDWGDVKRLFEEFDPAQWTDPPAGTETERLKERTLAHLRENGYSPASAELTGRKVMREVSYRWD from the coding sequence ATGACGAACGACTACATCCGCGCGGGCGACGAGGAACTCTCGGGCGCCTACGAGGAGCCGATGAGCCTCGCCGAGTACGTGGACGCGGCGATCGAACAGCCGTCCATCGCCTCCCACGCGCCGAAGTACCTGCTCGAGGCCATCGAGTCGATGGGCACCCGGACGGTCATCGAGGAGGGGGAGGAGCGCGAGCGCTACCGCTTCTTCGACGACCCCGCCAACGACGGCGAACACGCCATCCTCGGCAACACCGAGGTGCTCAACGGCTTCGTCGACGACCTGCGGACCATCGCCGCGGACCGCGGCAAGAGCGAGAAGATCATCTGGTTCGACGGCCCGACCGCGACGGGGAAGTCGGAGCTCAAGCGGTGTCTCATCAACGGGTTGCGGGAGTACTCCAAGACCGACGCCGGGCGTCGCTACACCGTCGAGTGGAACGTCGCCAGCGGCACCGAGGAGCGGGGGCTGAGCTACGGCGACGAGATCGACCGCGAGGACGACTGGTACGAGAGCCCCGTCCAGTCCCACCCGCTGTCGGTGTTTCCGGAGGGCGTCCGCGAGTCGATCCTCGACGACCTGGAGGGATCGCTGCCGACGCGGGTCGACGCCGACCTCGACCCGTTCTGTCGAGAGGCCTACGACCACCTGGAGGAGCGCTACCGCCGCGCGGGGGGGACCAACCTGTTTTCCTCCATCACCGACCCGCGACACCTGCGGGTGAAAAACTACGTCGTCGACGTGGGGCGAGGGATCGGCGTCCTCCACTCGGAGGACGACGGCTCGCCGAAGGAGCGGCTGGTCGGGTCGTGGATGCCCGGGATGCTCCGCGAACTCGACTCCAGAGGTCGAAAGAACCCGCAGGCCTTCTCCTACGACGGCGTCCTCTCGCAGGGCAACGGCCTGCTGACCGTCGTCGAGGACGCCTCCCAGCACGCGGACCTCCTGCGGAAACTGCTGAACGTCCCCGACGAGGGACGCGTGAAACTGGACAAGGGCATCGGGATGGACATCGACACGCAGTTGCTCATCATCTCGAACCCCGACCTCGACGTGGAACTCGACAAGTACGCCGACCGCAACGGGCGCGACCCGCTGAAGGCGCTGAAGCGGCGCCTCGACAAACACGAGTTCGGCTACCTCACCAACCTCTCCCTGGAGGCGGAGCTGATCCGCCGCGAGCTGACGGCGGAGACGGCCGTCTGGGAGGCCGAGGGGTACGCGGACCTCGAATCCCGCGTTCGCGAGGGGCTGACGCTGTCGATGCGCGACGGCACCGGCGGGGTCGTCGAGCGGGAACTCGCCCCCCACGCCGTCGAGGCGGCGGCGCTGTACAGCGTCGTCACCCGCCTCGACGGCGAGGACGTGCCGGGGAACCGGAGCCTCGTCGAGAAGGCCCTGCTCTTCGATCAGGGCTACCTGCAGGAGGGCGACGAACGGGTCGACGCCGACGAGTTCGAGTTCGACGGCGACGACGGGAGCCACGGGATTCCGGTCACCTACACGCGCGACGTCGTCGCCGACCTGCTCCAGACCGACGCCGACCGGCACCACGACGGCCTCCCCGTCGAGCGGGTGGTCATGCCGGACGACATCCTCGACGCGATGGCCGACGGCCTGAGCGACGCCCCCGTCTTCTCGCGGGCCGAGGCCGCCGAGTACGAGAACCGGCTCGCGGTCGTCAAAAGCTACGTCTTCGACCGGCAGGAGGCGGACGTCCTCGACGCGCTGCTGGCCGAGAAGGGGGTCGACGAGGAGACGGTCGCCGAGTACGTCGAACACGTCTTCGCGTGGGCGAACGACGATCAGGTGGCGACCGACCGCGGGGCGGTCGACCCCGATCCGCTGTTGATGAAGGTGTTCGAAACCGAACACCTCGGCCGGTTCGGAACCGGCGCGTACGACGGCGCGGAGCCCGTCGAGCGGGTCGAGGAGTTCCGCCGCGAGAAGGTGATCACGGCCATCAACCGCTACGCGTGGGAGAACCGCGACGAGGACTTCGCCATCGAGAACGTCGACGTGGCGGACATCCCGGTCATCCGGGCGGTGCTCGACGCGCACGACTGGGGCGACGTGAAGCGGCTGTTCGAGGAGTTCGACCCCGCACAGTGGACCGACCCGCCCGCGGGGACGGAGACCGAACGGCTCAAGGAACGCACGCTCGCGCACCTCCGCGAGAACGGCTACTCGCCCGCCTCGGCGGAGTTGACGGGCCGCAAGGTGATGCGTGAGGTGAGCTACCGATGGGACTGA
- a CDS encoding DUF7344 domain-containing protein codes for MSAQEPRRRERSQPDRLSKDTIFSMLSNQRRRYVLYYLHRNPGTVELRDLAERIAAWENDVSVADLNYKQRKRVYTSLHQTHLPKLDEAGIVDYDRDRGTISLADRASELDVYLEVVGEHDVPWCDFYLGLSAVALLFLLAAWLDVFPFSALPDLAFAGVIVILFVVSAGANSYLARRNRIGGRNTPLDVFGDDD; via the coding sequence ATGTCTGCACAAGAACCTCGTCGTCGCGAACGCTCGCAGCCGGACCGGCTGTCGAAAGACACCATCTTCTCGATGCTGAGCAACCAGCGCCGGCGATACGTGCTCTACTACCTCCACCGGAACCCCGGGACGGTCGAGCTTCGGGACCTCGCCGAACGGATCGCCGCCTGGGAGAACGACGTGTCGGTCGCGGACCTGAACTACAAGCAGCGCAAGCGCGTCTACACGTCGCTCCACCAGACACACCTGCCGAAACTCGACGAGGCCGGCATCGTCGACTACGACCGGGACCGGGGGACGATCAGCCTCGCCGACCGGGCGTCGGAACTCGACGTGTATCTGGAGGTGGTCGGCGAACACGACGTTCCGTGGTGTGACTTCTATCTCGGCCTCTCGGCGGTCGCCCTGCTCTTTCTCCTCGCGGCGTGGCTGGACGTGTTCCCGTTTTCCGCGCTCCCGGATCTGGCCTTCGCCGGCGTCATCGTGATCCTCTTTGTCGTCTCGGCCGGCGCCAACTCGTATCTCGCCCGCCGCAACCGGATCGGCGGCCGCAACACCCCCCTCGACGTGTTCGGCGACGACGATTAG
- a CDS encoding YeaH/YhbH family protein, whose translation MGLREDLDRFREVGERRREDLEEFIRYGDLGGSGPESIRVPIKVVDLPEFAYDPRDRGGVGQGQDGTPDVGQPVGEPQPDDEGDEDGDPGEEGADHEYYEMDPEEFAEELDEELGLDLEPKGKEVVEEVEGDFTELTRAGPNSTLDFERLFKQGLKRKLAMDFDEEFVREAMRVAGATPGEVFRWCRGENVLVSRAWIEDQWDSIPDEERGRWESFEEMTETVERTTTLERIRREGLREVPFRREDERYRHPEVIEKTEKNVVVVNIRDVSGSMREQKRELVERTFTPLDWYLTGKYDRAEFVYIAHDAEAWEVEREDFFGIRSGGGTRISSAYELAAEVLEERYPWAEWNRYVFAAGDSENSSNDTRENVVPLMESIPANLHAYVETQPGGTAINATHAEEVERAFEDDGAVVVAYVSDPADVTDAIYDILSTEDQ comes from the coding sequence ATGGGACTGAGGGAGGACCTCGACCGGTTCCGCGAGGTCGGCGAGCGGCGCCGCGAGGACCTGGAAGAGTTCATCCGCTACGGTGACCTCGGCGGGAGCGGCCCCGAGAGCATCCGGGTGCCGATCAAGGTGGTCGACCTGCCGGAGTTCGCCTACGACCCCCGGGACCGCGGCGGCGTCGGGCAGGGACAGGACGGCACGCCGGACGTGGGACAGCCGGTCGGCGAGCCCCAACCCGACGACGAGGGCGACGAGGACGGCGACCCCGGCGAGGAGGGTGCCGACCACGAGTACTACGAGATGGACCCCGAGGAGTTCGCCGAGGAACTCGACGAGGAACTCGGTCTCGACCTCGAACCGAAGGGCAAGGAGGTCGTCGAGGAGGTCGAGGGCGACTTCACGGAGCTGACACGCGCCGGGCCGAACAGCACGCTGGACTTCGAGCGCCTGTTCAAACAGGGGCTGAAGCGGAAGCTGGCGATGGACTTCGACGAGGAGTTCGTCCGCGAGGCGATGCGCGTCGCGGGGGCCACGCCCGGCGAGGTGTTCCGGTGGTGTCGCGGGGAGAACGTCCTCGTCTCCCGCGCGTGGATCGAAGACCAGTGGGACTCGATCCCCGACGAGGAGCGCGGCCGGTGGGAGAGCTTCGAGGAGATGACCGAGACCGTCGAGCGGACCACCACGCTCGAACGCATCCGCCGGGAGGGGCTCCGGGAGGTGCCCTTCCGCCGCGAGGACGAGCGCTACCGCCACCCCGAGGTGATCGAGAAGACGGAGAAGAACGTGGTGGTGGTGAACATCCGCGACGTATCCGGAAGCATGCGCGAGCAGAAGCGCGAACTCGTCGAGCGGACCTTCACGCCGCTGGACTGGTATCTGACCGGCAAGTACGACCGCGCGGAGTTCGTCTACATCGCCCACGACGCCGAGGCCTGGGAGGTCGAACGCGAGGACTTCTTCGGCATCCGCTCGGGCGGCGGCACCCGCATCTCCTCGGCGTACGAACTCGCCGCGGAGGTCCTGGAGGAGCGCTATCCGTGGGCTGAGTGGAACCGCTACGTCTTCGCCGCCGGCGACTCCGAGAACTCCAGCAACGACACCCGGGAGAACGTCGTGCCGCTGATGGAATCGATTCCGGCGAACCTGCACGCGTACGTCGAGACCCAGCCCGGGGGGACGGCGATCAACGCCACCCACGCCGAGGAGGTCGAACGCGCCTTCGAGGACGACGGCGCCGTCGTCGTCGCCTACGTCTCCGACCCGGCGGACGTGACCGACGCCATCTACGACATCCTGAGCACGGAGGACCAATGA
- a CDS encoding SpoVR family protein, with product MRDDRIDARKEANRLTEPVEEAAALARKLGLDPYPVNYWIVDHDEMNELIAYGGFQRRYPHWRWGMAYDRQRKQDQFGMGKAFEIVNNDNPAHAFLQESNSLADQKAVITHVEAHADFFANNEWFGLFGDGQGDERADLDAAAMLERHAETIRGYVEDPEIDRDEVERFIDAVLCLEDTIDQHRAFARADERRERDAPTDLRERLDELDVSEDVRRQAFDEEWLEELAESERAAAKLEEPHTDVLAYLREHGKRFDEESGKAEAFEPWQTDVLDVLRTEAYYFAGQKMTKVMNEGWAAFWESTMMSDENFAGTDEFVTYADHMARVLGSPGLNPYKLGMELWEYVENVTNRREVADHLLRVEGVTWRNFHDVIDFDEVEDLLAPDPAVATITPETLADLDPEDPRVDAESLERARAGEVDVERYPWKVLTTEGLAERHFSLCKPQNRGFLRRIRRSELERLARYMFDDAKYDTVAEALADVDYGVGWRRMFEHRESHNDVTFIDAFLSEEFVTENDYFTYEFSQATGDFRVASDDPEDVKKKLLLQFTNFGKPTVAVYDGNFDNRNELLLGHQYNGIDLDVEQAKRVLERTYELWGRPVNLMTIVTEYDEHELEIARRRNREPTPTEVGKRIRYDGDRFETHDLDPELEERIAANDIDYDTKPDDWLS from the coding sequence ATGAGAGACGACCGCATCGACGCACGGAAGGAAGCGAACCGGCTGACCGAACCGGTCGAGGAGGCCGCGGCCCTCGCCCGGAAACTGGGGCTCGATCCGTATCCGGTCAACTACTGGATCGTCGACCACGACGAGATGAACGAACTCATCGCCTACGGCGGGTTCCAGCGGCGCTACCCCCACTGGCGGTGGGGGATGGCCTACGACCGCCAGCGCAAACAGGATCAGTTCGGCATGGGGAAGGCCTTCGAAATCGTCAACAACGACAACCCCGCCCACGCCTTCCTCCAGGAGTCGAACTCGCTGGCCGACCAGAAGGCGGTCATCACGCACGTCGAGGCCCACGCCGACTTCTTCGCCAACAACGAGTGGTTCGGCCTGTTCGGCGACGGCCAGGGCGACGAGCGCGCCGATCTGGACGCCGCGGCCATGCTCGAACGCCACGCCGAGACCATCAGAGGGTACGTCGAGGACCCCGAAATCGACCGCGACGAGGTGGAGCGATTCATCGACGCCGTCCTCTGTCTGGAGGACACCATCGACCAGCACCGGGCGTTCGCCCGGGCCGACGAGCGACGCGAGCGCGACGCCCCGACGGACCTCCGGGAGCGACTCGACGAACTCGACGTCTCGGAGGACGTGCGCCGGCAGGCCTTCGACGAGGAGTGGCTGGAGGAACTCGCCGAGTCGGAGCGGGCGGCGGCCAAACTGGAGGAGCCACACACGGACGTGCTGGCCTACCTCCGTGAACACGGCAAGCGGTTCGACGAGGAGTCGGGCAAGGCCGAGGCGTTCGAACCCTGGCAGACGGACGTCCTCGACGTCCTGCGGACGGAGGCGTACTACTTCGCGGGCCAGAAGATGACGAAGGTGATGAACGAGGGGTGGGCGGCCTTCTGGGAATCGACGATGATGAGCGACGAGAACTTCGCCGGCACCGACGAGTTCGTCACCTACGCCGACCACATGGCGCGGGTCCTCGGCTCGCCCGGCCTCAACCCCTACAAACTCGGGATGGAACTCTGGGAGTACGTCGAGAACGTCACCAACCGCCGCGAGGTTGCGGATCACCTCCTGCGGGTCGAGGGCGTCACGTGGCGGAACTTCCACGACGTGATCGACTTCGACGAGGTCGAGGACCTGCTGGCGCCCGACCCGGCGGTCGCCACGATCACGCCGGAGACGCTCGCCGACCTCGACCCCGAGGATCCGCGGGTGGACGCCGAGTCGCTGGAGCGGGCGCGGGCCGGCGAGGTGGACGTGGAGCGCTACCCGTGGAAGGTGCTCACGACCGAGGGGCTGGCCGAACGGCACTTCTCGCTGTGCAAGCCACAGAACCGCGGGTTCCTCCGTCGGATCCGGCGGTCGGAACTCGAACGCCTGGCGCGGTACATGTTCGACGACGCGAAGTACGACACCGTCGCCGAGGCGCTGGCGGACGTGGACTACGGCGTCGGCTGGCGGCGTATGTTCGAACACCGGGAGAGCCACAACGACGTGACCTTCATCGACGCCTTCCTCTCCGAGGAGTTCGTGACCGAGAACGACTACTTCACCTACGAGTTCTCGCAGGCGACCGGCGACTTCCGCGTCGCCTCGGACGACCCCGAGGACGTGAAAAAGAAGCTCCTCCTGCAGTTCACCAACTTCGGGAAGCCGACCGTCGCCGTCTACGACGGCAACTTCGACAACCGCAACGAACTCCTCCTGGGCCACCAGTACAACGGCATCGACCTCGACGTGGAGCAAGCCAAGCGCGTGCTCGAACGCACCTACGAACTCTGGGGCCGGCCGGTCAACCTCATGACCATCGTCACGGAGTACGACGAGCACGAACTGGAGATCGCCAGACGGCGTAACCGCGAACCGACGCCGACCGAGGTCGGCAAGCGCATCCGGTACGACGGCGACCGCTTCGAGACCCACGACCTGGATCCAGAACTGGAGGAGCGGATCGCCGCCAACGACATCGACTACGACACGAAACCGGACGACTGGCTGAGCTAA
- a CDS encoding DUF5820 family protein, whose protein sequence is MTFESLPDGWTVWHEEPGGRAILAYRPDVFDTDAFPAPCLPTVYLSPGSPRRRPGAGGDEGWTITLYLEPEIEARTGTADSRDDAVETAVEFARAFAAGDVDYREAYQVPREAYFDRLDDLLGREA, encoded by the coding sequence ATGACCTTCGAATCGCTCCCCGACGGCTGGACCGTGTGGCACGAGGAACCCGGGGGGCGGGCGATCCTGGCGTACCGTCCGGACGTGTTCGACACCGACGCCTTTCCGGCGCCCTGTCTCCCGACCGTCTACCTCTCGCCGGGGTCGCCCCGGCGCCGCCCGGGGGCCGGCGGGGACGAGGGCTGGACGATCACGCTGTATCTCGAACCCGAAATCGAGGCGCGGACGGGGACGGCCGACAGCCGCGACGACGCCGTCGAGACGGCCGTCGAGTTCGCCCGGGCCTTCGCCGCGGGCGACGTCGACTACCGCGAGGCCTATCAGGTCCCCCGCGAGGCGTACTTCGACCGCCTCGACGACCTGCTCGGTCGCGAGGCTTAA
- a CDS encoding PrkA family serine protein kinase translates to MTKETLEDLSQHYKESVPADLREAKRFDWYLDEVYDDPRIARNAHQRVADMFDYYGTEYDEDAGVVEYLMASEDPLHDGENTFYGREVHESIHEFVNKVKSGARGLGPEKRIKLLLGPVGSGKSHFDWMVRRYFEDYTMHDDGRMYTFQWVNLCDIVRDQDPADDTVVSPMNQDPLVLLPQEQRDRVLERLNGALDAPYTIRNEQSLDPASEFYMDRLLAHYDDDLKAVLDNHVEVVRLVASENKRQCIETFEPKDKKNQDETELTGDVNYSKIAIYGESDPRAFDYSGAFCNANRGLFSGEELLKLQREFLYDFLHASQEQTIKPKNNPRIDIDQVIVGRTNMPEYRDKKGDEKMEAFNDRTKRIDFPYVLEYSEEAEIYRKMLRNADVPDMHIEPHAMEMAGLFGVLTRITEPDGENVTLVQKAKAYNGEIDEADDVDVKKLREEGEKRADIAEGMDGVSARFIGDEIAEAIMDATHRDRGYLSPLSVFTHFERNLENHGSIPEENVERYHRYLELVREEYKERAIEDVRHALAYDVDEIRRQGEKYMDHVMAYIDDATVTDELTGREQEPDETFLRSVEEKLEIPSDRKDDFRQEVSNWVSRRAREGEGFDPQDNDRLRRALERKLWEDKKHNINFSALVSANELDDDERSAWVDALIEQGYSREGATEVLEFAGAEVAKSELEG, encoded by the coding sequence ATGACGAAGGAAACCCTCGAAGACCTCAGCCAGCACTACAAGGAATCGGTTCCCGCGGACCTGCGCGAAGCGAAGCGCTTCGACTGGTATCTGGACGAGGTGTACGACGATCCGCGGATCGCTCGCAACGCCCACCAGCGCGTCGCCGACATGTTCGACTACTACGGGACGGAGTACGACGAGGACGCCGGCGTCGTCGAGTATCTCATGGCCTCGGAGGACCCGTTACACGACGGGGAGAACACCTTCTACGGCCGCGAGGTCCACGAGTCGATCCACGAGTTCGTCAACAAGGTGAAAAGCGGCGCCCGCGGGCTGGGACCGGAGAAGCGCATCAAACTGTTGCTCGGGCCCGTCGGCTCCGGGAAGTCGCACTTCGACTGGATGGTCCGTCGGTACTTCGAGGATTACACCATGCACGACGACGGCCGGATGTACACCTTCCAGTGGGTGAACCTCTGTGACATCGTCCGCGACCAGGACCCCGCGGACGACACCGTCGTCTCGCCCATGAACCAGGATCCGCTGGTCCTCCTCCCACAGGAACAGCGCGACCGGGTGCTCGAGCGGCTGAACGGCGCGCTCGACGCTCCCTACACGATCCGCAACGAGCAGTCGCTCGACCCCGCGAGCGAGTTCTACATGGATCGGCTGCTGGCCCACTACGACGACGACCTGAAGGCCGTCCTCGACAATCACGTCGAGGTCGTCAGGCTGGTCGCCTCGGAGAACAAGCGCCAGTGCATCGAGACGTTCGAACCCAAGGACAAGAAAAACCAGGACGAGACGGAGTTGACCGGCGACGTCAACTACTCGAAGATCGCCATCTACGGCGAGAGCGATCCGCGGGCGTTCGACTACTCCGGGGCGTTCTGTAACGCCAACCGCGGCCTGTTCAGCGGCGAGGAACTGCTGAAACTCCAGCGGGAGTTCCTCTACGACTTCCTGCACGCCTCCCAGGAACAGACGATCAAGCCGAAGAACAACCCCCGGATCGACATCGACCAGGTGATCGTCGGCCGCACCAACATGCCCGAGTACCGGGACAAGAAGGGCGACGAGAAGATGGAGGCCTTCAACGACAGGACGAAACGGATCGACTTCCCGTACGTCCTGGAGTACAGCGAGGAGGCCGAGATCTACCGGAAGATGCTCCGGAACGCGGACGTCCCCGACATGCACATCGAGCCCCACGCGATGGAGATGGCGGGGTTGTTCGGCGTCCTCACCCGCATCACGGAGCCGGACGGCGAGAACGTCACGCTCGTCCAGAAGGCCAAGGCCTACAACGGCGAGATCGACGAGGCCGACGACGTCGACGTCAAGAAACTCCGCGAGGAGGGCGAGAAGCGGGCCGACATCGCGGAGGGGATGGACGGCGTCTCCGCGCGGTTCATCGGCGACGAGATCGCGGAGGCCATCATGGACGCCACCCACCGCGACCGGGGGTACCTCTCGCCGCTCTCGGTGTTCACCCACTTCGAGCGCAACCTCGAGAACCACGGTTCGATCCCCGAGGAGAACGTCGAGCGCTACCACCGCTACCTCGAACTCGTCCGCGAGGAGTACAAGGAGCGGGCCATCGAGGACGTGCGCCACGCACTCGCGTACGACGTCGACGAGATCCGTCGGCAGGGCGAGAAGTACATGGATCACGTGATGGCGTACATCGACGACGCCACCGTCACCGACGAACTCACCGGCCGGGAGCAGGAGCCGGACGAGACGTTCCTGCGCTCCGTCGAGGAGAAGTTGGAGATTCCGAGCGACCGCAAGGACGACTTCCGCCAGGAGGTGTCCAACTGGGTGAGCCGTCGCGCCCGCGAGGGCGAGGGCTTCGACCCGCAGGACAACGACCGCCTGCGCCGCGCCCTCGAACGGAAGCTCTGGGAGGACAAGAAACACAACATCAACTTCTCGGCGCTGGTGTCGGCGAACGAGCTCGACGACGACGAGCGCAGCGCGTGGGTCGACGCGCTGATCGAACAGGGTTACTCCCGCGAGGGAGCCACCGAGGTGCTGGAGTTCGCGGGTGCGGAGGTCGCAAAGAGCGAACTGGAAGGATGA
- a CDS encoding helix-turn-helix domain-containing protein yields MSDTERPSDPRNPVEVRFSVSDPAYPFVGITREEDCRVELERMLPRGSGTYAEFFSVIGADADRVLELARSNDLVEASLLSRYESGGLFEFLVSGFCPARRLAELGAIPQAVVSEDGEGRIAADVPADRDAAEVVDDFLDDHPSAELIAKRTKESSAPLFTTEELRMAVDDRLTDRQREILFAAYEAGHYERPRETTCEELADEFDISPATLSQHLRVAERKLVTVFAEDSTAPSSA; encoded by the coding sequence ATGAGTGATACCGAACGACCCTCCGACCCGCGGAACCCCGTCGAGGTCCGGTTTTCCGTCTCCGATCCGGCCTATCCGTTCGTCGGAATCACGCGGGAGGAGGACTGTCGGGTGGAACTCGAGCGGATGCTCCCGCGGGGATCGGGCACTTACGCGGAGTTTTTCAGCGTGATCGGTGCCGACGCCGACCGGGTTCTGGAACTCGCCCGGTCGAACGACCTCGTCGAAGCTAGTCTGCTCTCCCGGTACGAGTCCGGCGGCCTGTTCGAGTTCCTCGTGTCGGGGTTCTGTCCCGCCCGGCGGCTGGCGGAACTGGGTGCCATTCCCCAGGCGGTGGTGAGCGAGGACGGGGAGGGACGGATCGCCGCCGACGTCCCCGCCGACAGGGACGCGGCCGAGGTGGTCGACGACTTCCTCGACGACCACCCGTCGGCGGAACTGATCGCCAAGCGGACGAAGGAGTCCTCGGCCCCGCTGTTCACGACGGAGGAACTCCGGATGGCCGTCGACGACCGGCTCACGGATCGACAGCGTGAGATCCTGTTCGCTGCCTACGAGGCCGGTCACTACGAGCGGCCGCGCGAGACGACCTGCGAGGAACTCGCGGACGAGTTCGACATCAGCCCCGCGACGCTGTCACAACACCTCCGGGTGGCCGAGCGAAAGCTCGTCACCGTCTTCGCCGAGGACAGCACCGCCCCCTCTTCGGCCTGA
- a CDS encoding UPF0179 family protein has protein sequence MSEVTLIGTRLAEVGREFVFRGESSACEGCPYRGQCLDLSPGTRYRITDVRENAQTLDCAVHDGGVRAVEVEPASVPANVPSKVAYAGSKAKLAGSCPYTDCPSHAYCVPDGVDFDVEYRIDEVVGDPPHDYCMLDRDLTLVELAPREE, from the coding sequence ATGTCCGAGGTCACGCTCATCGGAACGCGCCTCGCGGAGGTGGGCCGCGAGTTCGTCTTCCGCGGCGAATCGAGCGCCTGCGAGGGCTGTCCGTACCGCGGGCAGTGTCTCGACCTCTCCCCCGGTACCCGCTACCGGATCACGGACGTTCGCGAGAACGCCCAGACGCTCGACTGCGCGGTCCACGACGGGGGCGTGCGTGCCGTCGAGGTGGAGCCCGCGTCGGTCCCCGCGAACGTGCCCTCGAAGGTCGCCTACGCGGGTAGCAAGGCGAAACTCGCGGGGTCGTGTCCCTACACGGACTGTCCGAGCCACGCCTACTGCGTCCCCGACGGGGTCGACTTCGACGTCGAGTACCGCATCGACGAGGTGGTCGGGGACCCGCCCCACGACTACTGTATGCTCGACCGGGATCTGACGCTGGTCGAACTCGCACCACGCGAGGAGTGA